A window of the Ipomoea triloba cultivar NCNSP0323 chromosome 14, ASM357664v1 genome harbors these coding sequences:
- the LOC116004754 gene encoding RING-H2 finger protein ATL28-like gives MRTASLQHAFSFLVFLVLCTYTFKKMLRKFPQSTVLNYVVFLLTQLKGSWDHLLRQSFCQSPCANLGASPEVGVRVFEGDGVEAVECAVCLCGIEEGEEIGDLMRCGHIFHRACLDRWLGTGRMTCPLCRCHVKGFAAAAGRLLNDLHEEVIVFDFFSNYRDRCTWWLR, from the coding sequence atgagaACCGCTTCACTACAACATGCTTTCTCTTTCCTCGTCTTCCTCGTACTCTGCACATACACTTTCAAGAAAATGCTGCGAAAGTTTCCACAGTCCACGGTCctaaactacgtcgtttttctGCTGACCCAGCTGAAAGGATCTTGGGATCACCTCCTCAGGCAATCCTTTTGCCAGTCTCCCTGCGCCAACCTCGGAGCGTCGCCGGAGGTCGGCGTAAGGGTTTTCGAAGGCGACGGAGTGGAGGCGGTGGAATGCGCGGTTTGTTTGTGCGGGATAGAGGAAGGGGAGGAGATTGGAGACTTGATGAGGTGTGGCCATATTTTCCACCGAGCTTGTTTGGATAGGTGGCTTGGCACTGGCCGTATGACGTGCCCGCTCTGCCGCTGCCACGTCAAGGGGTTCGCCGCCGCCGCTGGCCGGCTTCTTAACGATCTTCATGAAGAGGTCATCGTGTTTGATTTCTTCTCCAATTACAGAGATAGATGCACATGGTGGTTAAGATGA